One region of Syngnathus scovelli strain Florida chromosome 15, RoL_Ssco_1.2, whole genome shotgun sequence genomic DNA includes:
- the sdf2 gene encoding stromal cell-derived factor 2, translating to MRRMASVESVKLVLFARLFPYLVFLAILFRSSLGSELNFVTCGSVLKLLNVKHNVRLHSHDVRYGSGSGQQSVTGVTNVEDSNSYWSVRGTRDATCFRGNPVKCGQNIRLTHVNTGRNLHSHYFSSPLSSNQEVSAFGEEGEGDHLDEWTVECGGQAWERAEAVRLRHKATEAALSVTGEQYGRPISGQREVHAMAGHGQHSLWKAMEGVFIKPTEGLPVAQRDYTHTEF from the exons ATGAGAAGGATGGCTTCAGTGGAGTCAGTGAAGCTTGTGCTTTTTGCTCGCCTTTTTCCTTATCTTGTGTTTTTGGCAATTTTGTTCCGGAGCTCACTCGGCTCGGAGTTGAATTTTGTCACATGCGGTTCTGTGCTCAAACTTCTAAACGTCAAACACAACGTGAGGCTTCACTCGCATGACGTGCGCTACGGCTCAG GAAGCGGGCAGCAGTCGGTGACGGGTGTGACCAACGTGGAGGACAGTAACAGTTACTGGAGCGTGCGCGGCACCCGCGACGCCACCTGCTTTCGAGGAAATCCCGTCAAGTGCGGTCAAAACATCCGTCTCACGCACGTCAACACGGGACGCAACCTGCACAGCCATTATTTCAGTTCACCGCTGTCCTCCAACCAG GAAGTGAGCGCTTTTGGCGAAGAGGGTGAAGGCGACCACCTGGACGAGTGGACGGTGGAATGTGGCGGGCAAGCGTGGGAGCGCGCTGAGGCTGTACGCCTGCGCCACAAAGCCACCGAGGCGGCGTTGTCAGTGACGGGCGAACAGTACGGGAGGCCCATCAGCGGCCAGAGGGAGGTCCACGCCATGGCTGGCCACGGGCAGCACAGCCTGTGGAAGGCCATGGAGGGTGTCTTCATCAAGCCCACCGAAGGGCTCCCCGTCGCTCAGCGGGACTACACGCACACCGAGTTCTGA